The Thermoflavifilum sp. genome contains a region encoding:
- a CDS encoding MBL fold metallo-hydrolase, producing MMIHQFEDKSLSHYSYALVHDRQMVIIDPARDPQPYEAFAAAQQAKIVAIVETHPHADFVSAHLELHQRTNAPIYVSQQVQAQYPHHPVEDGDEIRVADIKLKVLYTPGHSPDSISLVVYDANSQPQAVFTGDTLFIGDCGRPDLREHTGGIHMSRTTLARKMYHSLREKLLPLPDHVKIYPAHGAGSLCGRGLSEASHSTIGAEKLSNWSLQQMDEETFVKRLLEDQPFIPAYFPYDVEINRKGAAPLQESLARIPIYAEQPELKKNISIIDARDESDFKKGYLPGAINLMEDTRFETWLGTLIKPEQPFYLAASDTSQLHRLLYRIAKIGYEPQVVGAFVMKKGELQMPRLDIQTFRRHPEQYTIVDVRDRSEVQARVIFPHALHIPLQELTDRMHEIPADKPIVVHCAGGFRSAIAASLLYAHFHQHTPVYDLSNHIQSF from the coding sequence ATGATGATTCATCAGTTTGAAGATAAATCTCTTTCGCACTACAGTTATGCGCTGGTTCACGACCGGCAGATGGTGATTATTGATCCGGCAAGAGATCCGCAGCCATACGAAGCATTTGCAGCCGCTCAACAGGCTAAAATCGTTGCTATCGTGGAAACCCATCCTCATGCCGATTTTGTAAGTGCACATCTGGAATTGCATCAACGTACGAACGCACCTATCTATGTAAGCCAGCAGGTTCAGGCACAATATCCTCATCATCCGGTGGAAGATGGCGATGAAATCAGGGTGGCCGACATAAAGTTGAAGGTGTTATACACACCCGGTCATTCGCCCGATAGTATAAGTCTGGTGGTTTATGATGCAAATTCGCAACCTCAGGCTGTTTTTACGGGAGATACCCTGTTCATCGGCGATTGTGGCAGACCTGATCTTCGCGAACATACAGGCGGTATCCACATGAGTCGAACAACACTCGCGCGAAAGATGTATCATTCGCTACGGGAAAAACTTTTGCCTTTACCCGATCATGTGAAAATATATCCTGCTCATGGCGCTGGAAGCCTGTGTGGAAGAGGCTTAAGTGAAGCCAGTCATAGCACTATCGGAGCAGAAAAACTCAGCAACTGGAGTTTACAGCAGATGGATGAAGAAACATTCGTGAAACGCTTGCTGGAAGATCAACCGTTTATTCCCGCTTATTTCCCGTATGATGTGGAAATCAATCGCAAAGGTGCTGCACCCCTGCAAGAAAGCCTGGCGCGCATACCCATCTATGCGGAACAACCTGAGTTGAAGAAAAATATATCAATTATTGATGCCCGCGATGAATCTGATTTCAAAAAAGGATATTTACCCGGTGCGATTAATCTCATGGAAGATACTCGATTTGAGACCTGGCTGGGCACATTGATAAAACCCGAACAACCCTTTTATCTCGCAGCATCAGATACCTCTCAATTGCATCGTTTGTTATACCGCATTGCCAAAATTGGATATGAACCACAGGTAGTAGGAGCTTTTGTGATGAAAAAGGGTGAGCTGCAAATGCCACGGCTGGATATCCAGACATTCCGACGTCATCCTGAACAATATACCATCGTGGATGTACGCGACAGAAGCGAAGTACAGGCACGTGTTATTTTTCCGCACGCCCTGCATATTCCGCTGCAGGAACTAACGGATCGGATGCATGAAATACCTGCAGATAAACCCATAGTGGTGCACTGTGCCGGTGGCTTCCGTAGTGCAATTGCAGCAAGTCTGTTGTATGCTCATTTTCATCAGCATACCCCGGTTTACGATCTCAGCAACCATATCCAAAGCTTTTGA
- a CDS encoding DUF6132 family protein yields MKPMILLTAGIIIGGIAGYAYYHFIGCTSGHCVISSHPVNSTLYGAMMGGIVSQLFQRENKLK; encoded by the coding sequence ATGAAGCCGATGATACTTTTAACCGCAGGAATCATTATCGGTGGCATAGCTGGATATGCTTACTATCATTTTATTGGTTGTACCAGCGGCCATTGTGTGATCAGCTCTCATCCCGTAAACAGCACGTTATATGGTGCTATGATGGGTGGCATTGTTTCTCAATTATTTCAACGTGAAAACAAATTAAAGTAA
- a CDS encoding rhodanese-like domain-containing protein encodes MKNITIIDVRTPQEFAAGHVEGSINIPLQELPQRIEEIRTFSSPIVLCCASGNRSARAKLILENFGIPCENGGSWFDLL; translated from the coding sequence ATGAAAAATATCACAATCATTGACGTTCGCACACCACAGGAATTCGCAGCCGGTCATGTAGAAGGAAGCATCAACATTCCTTTACAGGAACTTCCGCAACGCATTGAAGAAATCAGAACCTTCAGCTCGCCCATCGTGCTTTGTTGTGCAAGTGGTAATCGAAGCGCAAGGGCAAAATTGATTCTGGAAAATTTTGGAATTCCCTGTGAAAACGGAGGAAGCTGGTTTGATTTATTATGA
- a CDS encoding rhodanese-like domain-containing protein translates to MGLFSKLFGKKEKPDLAVLIQQGAIILDVRTPQEFKSGHIPGAMNIPVQQLNQQLHRLKKDKVIITCCASGARSAMARSILKQAGFPEVYNGGSWMSLRNQIR, encoded by the coding sequence ATGGGTTTATTCAGTAAATTATTCGGTAAAAAAGAAAAACCGGATCTGGCTGTTTTGATTCAACAGGGTGCCATCATTCTGGATGTACGGACACCACAAGAGTTTAAGTCGGGACATATTCCGGGTGCTATGAATATTCCCGTTCAACAGCTCAATCAACAATTGCATCGATTAAAAAAAGATAAGGTGATTATCACTTGCTGTGCATCGGGTGCGCGGAGTGCAATGGCGCGAAGTATCCTCAAGCAAGCAGGTTTTCCGGAAGTATACAATGGCGGGAGCTGGATGAGCTTACGCAATCAAATACGTTGA
- the glmM gene encoding phosphoglucosamine mutase, producing the protein MPDKTLQLVSLITSISGIRGTIGNKPGNGLTPVDIVRFTSAYAQWLITRGDHRKVVIGRDGRASGKMVRDLVAATLQAMGIDVVDLDLTTTPTVEIAVVEERAAGGMIITASHNPEEWNALKLLNRSGEFLDATEAREVMALAEQLNDIAYVDLYHLGKYATNQNYLQKHIELILQHPLVRTEAIQKKQYRIVVDAINSSGAVYVPALLRALGVQEIIILNEDINGRFAHNPEPLPEHLAGLKTEVKKRNAHLGIAVDPDVDRLCFVCEDGSMFGEEYTLVAIADYVLSYRKGNTVSNYLSTQALKEVTEKHGGQYFPAPVGEVNVVQKMKQVHAVIGGEGNGGVIVPELHYGRDALAGIALFLSHLALSGKNASALRKQYPDYFISKNKIALQDGMDLQAILMRVKEKYKQYPTNTEDGLRIEFENNDWVHLRASNTEPIIRIYAESKFETTANNIARKMMEDIRECINQRSPSGSSSLS; encoded by the coding sequence TTGCCAGACAAAACCCTTCAACTTGTGTCGTTGATTACATCGATATCCGGCATACGAGGCACTATTGGTAACAAGCCCGGAAATGGTCTTACACCGGTCGATATCGTACGCTTTACTTCGGCTTATGCCCAATGGTTAATCACCCGTGGAGATCATCGTAAGGTGGTTATTGGACGCGATGGTCGTGCATCCGGTAAAATGGTTCGCGACCTTGTAGCGGCTACGCTGCAAGCCATGGGAATTGATGTGGTGGACCTGGATTTGACCACCACGCCAACTGTAGAAATAGCAGTGGTGGAGGAACGAGCAGCAGGTGGTATGATAATCACCGCAAGCCATAATCCGGAAGAATGGAATGCATTAAAACTACTCAACCGCTCGGGAGAATTTCTGGATGCAACCGAAGCTCGCGAAGTAATGGCCCTGGCAGAACAGCTAAATGATATTGCTTATGTAGATCTGTATCATCTGGGTAAATATGCGACGAACCAGAATTATTTACAGAAGCATATTGAATTGATTTTACAACATCCGCTGGTACGGACAGAAGCTATTCAGAAAAAGCAATATCGGATTGTGGTTGATGCCATTAACTCTTCCGGTGCGGTATATGTACCGGCTTTATTGCGTGCATTGGGTGTTCAGGAAATCATCATATTGAATGAAGATATCAACGGTCGTTTTGCACATAACCCCGAACCCTTACCGGAACATTTAGCCGGCTTAAAAACCGAAGTAAAAAAACGCAATGCACATTTAGGTATAGCTGTTGATCCGGATGTAGACCGCCTGTGTTTTGTTTGTGAGGATGGCAGTATGTTTGGTGAAGAATATACGCTTGTGGCAATTGCCGATTATGTATTGTCGTATCGGAAAGGTAATACGGTTTCGAATTATCTTTCCACACAGGCATTAAAAGAGGTAACCGAAAAACATGGTGGACAATATTTTCCGGCACCGGTAGGTGAAGTGAATGTAGTGCAGAAAATGAAACAGGTGCATGCAGTCATTGGTGGCGAAGGTAATGGAGGCGTGATTGTACCCGAATTGCATTATGGCAGAGATGCGCTCGCTGGCATTGCCCTGTTCTTATCCCATCTGGCACTCTCCGGCAAAAATGCATCTGCATTGAGAAAACAATATCCTGATTATTTTATCTCGAAAAATAAAATTGCTTTGCAGGATGGTATGGACCTGCAGGCCATCTTGATGCGCGTGAAAGAAAAATACAAACAATATCCCACCAATACGGAAGACGGGTTACGTATTGAATTTGAAAACAACGACTGGGTACATCTGCGGGCATCCAATACAGAACCCATCATACGCATTTATGCGGAAAGTAAATTTGAGACCACCGCCAATAATATTGCGCGTAAGATGATGGAAGATATCCGCGAATGCATCAACCAGCGTTCCCCATCCGGTTCATCATCCCTCAGCTAA
- a CDS encoding phosphatase PAP2 family protein, with amino-acid sequence MNYFIFLLSLHQWIEADRKLFHLINGTWHTPFLDAVMPFIRNPYTWSPLYFFLLLVVLIHFRWRGFWWIVFFLITFAIADQLSVEVFKMFVQRLRPCHDPIVAPTDRLLISCGGQYGFPSAHATNHFALAMFMFLSFRRYTGKWLVVVFAWAFLISYAQVYVGVHFPGDILAGMCLGSAIGLFTGYIFARFISLQPVCRSSSP; translated from the coding sequence ATGAATTATTTTATTTTCTTGCTTTCGTTGCATCAATGGATTGAGGCAGACAGGAAGTTATTTCATTTGATCAATGGCACCTGGCATACGCCATTTTTAGATGCGGTGATGCCATTTATCCGAAATCCCTATACCTGGTCGCCCCTGTATTTTTTTCTGTTACTGGTTGTGCTTATCCATTTTCGATGGAGAGGTTTTTGGTGGATTGTATTTTTCCTCATCACATTTGCGATTGCCGATCAATTGAGCGTGGAGGTATTTAAAATGTTTGTGCAGCGCTTGCGACCCTGTCATGATCCGATAGTTGCGCCAACCGACAGGCTGTTGATTTCGTGCGGTGGACAATATGGATTTCCATCTGCACATGCGACCAATCATTTTGCGCTGGCCATGTTTATGTTTCTCAGCTTCCGACGATACACGGGCAAATGGCTCGTTGTGGTCTTTGCATGGGCTTTTCTGATTTCGTATGCTCAGGTATATGTGGGTGTCCATTTCCCGGGCGATATTCTGGCGGGGATGTGCCTGGGCTCAGCCATTGGCTTATTTACTGGTTATATCTTTGCAAGATTTATTTCACTACAACCTGTATGTCGCTCTTCTTCTCCCTGA
- a CDS encoding ZIP family metal transporter: MSLFFSLILIFILTLVGGGLPLLSGHLQKGMTPLLAFTGSFLLGITLVDLIPSVFHTLGASAGIGILVGYFLQLMLQLFSHGMEHSHLPSQDLSHHVLGSLLFGLSLHAFLEGIPLGYPYANPAVLPALTAGVAFHKIPEAMTLMTVLSLRPMQKSLQWLILLCFALVTPVAALFSSWSEQQWNVLQLVMPWIIAGVSGSFLHIATTILFESGTQRHRFTQWKWLALLLGLVLSLSSLLID; this comes from the coding sequence ATGTCGCTCTTCTTCTCCCTGATATTGATTTTTATACTTACGCTTGTGGGAGGCGGCCTGCCGCTGTTATCCGGGCATTTACAAAAAGGGATGACGCCTCTGCTGGCTTTTACGGGATCATTTTTACTGGGCATCACACTGGTAGATTTGATTCCTTCGGTGTTTCATACCCTGGGCGCTTCGGCTGGTATTGGCATTCTGGTGGGCTATTTCCTGCAATTGATGTTGCAGTTGTTTTCTCATGGCATGGAACACAGCCATTTGCCCAGTCAGGATCTGTCGCACCACGTTCTCGGGTCTTTGCTTTTTGGGCTCAGTTTGCACGCATTCCTGGAAGGCATACCGTTAGGTTATCCCTACGCCAACCCAGCCGTGCTGCCGGCACTCACTGCGGGTGTGGCATTTCATAAGATCCCCGAAGCCATGACCTTGATGACGGTACTGAGCTTACGTCCCATGCAGAAATCCCTCCAATGGCTGATTCTTTTATGCTTTGCACTGGTTACACCGGTTGCAGCACTATTCAGCTCCTGGAGCGAACAACAATGGAATGTATTGCAACTCGTTATGCCCTGGATTATCGCTGGTGTTAGTGGTTCATTTCTGCATATTGCCACAACGATCCTGTTTGAAAGTGGTACCCAGCGTCATAGATTCACACAGTGGAAATGGCTGGCGCTGTTGCTGGGTCTTGTGCTCTCATTATCCTCGCTGTTGATAGATTAA
- a CDS encoding hemolysin family protein: MKELLIIFILIVLNGLLAMAEIALVSVKKIRLKHKAEKGDVAARAALDLATQPDRFFSTIQIGITLIGILTGLFTGEAIKEGLSQWFTRWPEIAPYSSSIATIVVVLVITYFSLVLGELVPKQLGLARSETVAKLMARPMKWLSTLTFPFIWLLSVSSNTIVRLLRIKSAEDAEVTEEEIIAMINQGTLSGAVEEEEQDIIERVFLLGDRNITSLMTHRSEMAWLDIHDPPEVYRQKIRESPHSIYPVCEGQIDNMVGVVHIKDLYLAENGQSLTAIMRKPLFVPDSNTAYQVIQKFKQFKTHAAFIVDEYGSMVGMITVNDILEGLVGDMPDQDETESEIVKRDDGSYLVDAQIAFYDFLEYFDRVELMEEIEEGFDTLAGFLLNQLGHIPHTGEKVAWKDFCFEVVDMDGHRIDKVLVSFTPSAHDETLTDD; encoded by the coding sequence ATGAAAGAACTACTCATCATTTTTATATTAATTGTATTGAACGGTTTGCTGGCTATGGCCGAGATTGCCCTTGTTTCCGTTAAAAAAATCCGATTAAAACATAAGGCCGAGAAAGGCGATGTAGCCGCACGTGCGGCGCTTGACCTGGCTACCCAGCCCGATCGCTTTTTTTCCACCATCCAGATTGGCATTACCCTTATCGGCATTCTGACGGGACTATTTACCGGAGAAGCTATCAAAGAAGGGTTATCGCAATGGTTTACCCGCTGGCCGGAAATAGCGCCCTATAGCAGCTCCATAGCCACCATTGTGGTAGTGCTGGTAATCACCTATTTTTCTCTTGTATTGGGCGAACTGGTGCCCAAACAACTGGGACTGGCCCGTTCTGAAACCGTGGCCAAACTCATGGCCCGCCCCATGAAATGGCTATCTACGCTTACCTTCCCTTTCATCTGGCTGTTGAGCGTATCTTCAAATACCATCGTTCGCCTGTTACGCATCAAGTCGGCAGAAGATGCTGAAGTAACGGAAGAGGAGATTATCGCCATGATCAATCAGGGCACACTTTCAGGCGCCGTGGAGGAAGAAGAACAGGATATCATCGAACGTGTATTTCTGTTAGGCGATCGCAATATTACTTCTCTCATGACCCACCGTTCGGAAATGGCCTGGCTGGATATTCACGATCCTCCCGAGGTATATCGACAGAAAATTCGGGAATCGCCTCATTCCATTTATCCGGTATGCGAAGGGCAAATTGACAATATGGTGGGCGTGGTGCATATCAAAGACCTGTATCTGGCTGAAAACGGACAATCGCTCACAGCAATCATGCGTAAGCCACTCTTCGTGCCCGACAGCAATACGGCATATCAGGTGATTCAAAAATTCAAACAATTCAAGACCCATGCGGCCTTCATTGTAGATGAATACGGAAGCATGGTGGGCATGATTACCGTAAATGATATCCTCGAAGGACTGGTGGGTGATATGCCCGACCAGGATGAAACCGAATCCGAAATCGTGAAACGGGATGATGGTAGTTACCTGGTGGATGCACAAATCGCTTTTTATGATTTTCTGGAATATTTCGACCGGGTGGAACTGATGGAGGAAATCGAAGAAGGATTCGATACCCTGGCGGGTTTTCTTCTCAATCAGTTAGGCCATATCCCACACACCGGCGAAAAAGTGGCCTGGAAAGACTTCTGCTTTGAGGTGGTGGATATGGACGGCCATCGCATCGACAAGGTACTGGTGAGCTTTACGCCTTCCGCTCACGATGAAACCCTTACTGACGACTGA
- a CDS encoding beta-L-arabinofuranosidase domain-containing protein codes for MYMQKWFSLWILLLVALLWGGRPTLDLEIRVVDRPDLTHRNDYYVSNRPPLEPQAFILLPMGSIEPRGWIRKMLELQRDGLNGHLEAISAWLVKKDNAWLSPDGRGEHGWEEVPYWLRGYSALAYVLHDSAMLREAGTWLNAVIRSQRPDGYFGPEANRYSTDGKPDLWPNMVMLDCLQSYYSFSRDPRVLQLMQNYFHWELRLPDSLFLTHYWEKSRGGDNLYSVLWLYNHIGDTSLLRLAEKIHRHTANWEQAGSLPNWHNVNIAQCFREPATYFLASHDTSDLHFTYADFQLIRRLYGQVPGGMFGADEDARPGHTGPQQAIETCGMVEQMYSDELLLAMTGDPFWGDHAEEVAFNTYPAALMPDMRALRYLTAPDMVTSDWQNHAPGIENEGPFFQMNPFSHRCCQHNHGMGWPYYAASLWMATPDDGLAAVLYNACSVTARVGNGDTVQMEERTHYPFSDRITFFVHLSHPQRFPLYLRIPAWCRTPEISLNGRPIAVQVAASGKYIRLENLWREGDSLSLRLPMTVRIHRWPEQHNGISVAYGPLTFSLRIQEQIQTENPTLHVVPDARWRPDADTLHWRAYNIEPASPWNMALLCRTSGNPLWLKVERDPWPAQQNPFTPEAVPLRIYTLAQRVPGWHLDAHGLCGPLPQSPLQLHTPVDTVELIPMGAARLRMALLPVALSRQ; via the coding sequence ATGTATATGCAAAAGTGGTTTTCCCTCTGGATATTGCTTCTGGTTGCATTGTTATGGGGCGGACGGCCGACGTTGGATTTAGAAATACGAGTGGTTGACAGGCCCGATCTCACCCATCGGAACGATTACTATGTGAGCAATCGACCTCCGCTTGAGCCGCAGGCTTTTATTCTGCTGCCCATGGGGAGCATTGAGCCGCGGGGGTGGATTCGCAAGATGCTGGAATTGCAGCGCGATGGGTTGAACGGTCATCTGGAAGCCATCAGCGCCTGGCTGGTTAAGAAAGATAATGCCTGGCTGAGTCCCGACGGTCGTGGTGAGCATGGCTGGGAAGAAGTGCCTTACTGGCTCAGGGGATACAGTGCACTGGCCTATGTGTTGCACGACAGCGCCATGCTCAGGGAGGCCGGCACCTGGCTCAACGCCGTCATCCGCAGTCAGCGCCCCGATGGCTATTTCGGTCCGGAAGCCAATCGCTATTCCACCGATGGGAAACCCGATCTGTGGCCCAATATGGTGATGCTCGATTGTTTGCAATCTTATTATAGCTTTTCCCGCGATCCCCGCGTCCTACAGCTCATGCAAAATTATTTTCACTGGGAGCTTCGCTTGCCCGACAGCCTTTTTCTGACCCATTACTGGGAAAAAAGTCGGGGTGGCGATAACCTGTACAGTGTGTTATGGTTGTATAACCACATCGGGGATACCAGCCTGCTGCGACTGGCCGAGAAAATCCATCGACACACGGCCAACTGGGAGCAAGCGGGTAGCCTGCCCAACTGGCATAATGTGAATATCGCGCAATGTTTTCGTGAGCCGGCCACCTATTTCCTGGCGAGCCATGACACCAGCGATCTACATTTTACGTATGCCGATTTTCAGCTGATTCGTCGGTTGTATGGGCAGGTGCCGGGGGGTATGTTTGGTGCCGATGAAGATGCACGTCCCGGGCATACGGGTCCGCAACAGGCCATTGAGACCTGCGGCATGGTGGAACAAATGTATTCCGATGAGCTCCTGCTGGCCATGACGGGTGATCCTTTCTGGGGCGACCATGCCGAGGAGGTGGCCTTCAATACCTATCCGGCTGCGCTCATGCCCGATATGCGTGCCCTGCGTTATCTGACGGCGCCCGATATGGTGACCAGCGACTGGCAGAACCATGCTCCGGGCATAGAAAACGAGGGGCCGTTCTTTCAGATGAATCCTTTCAGCCATCGTTGCTGTCAGCACAACCATGGCATGGGCTGGCCCTATTATGCCGCCAGCCTGTGGATGGCCACGCCCGACGACGGACTGGCTGCGGTGCTGTATAATGCCTGCAGCGTAACTGCCCGGGTGGGAAACGGCGATACCGTGCAGATGGAAGAACGCACCCACTATCCTTTTTCCGACCGGATAACATTTTTCGTGCATCTGTCGCACCCACAGCGGTTTCCCCTGTACCTGCGGATACCGGCCTGGTGCCGGACCCCTGAAATAAGCCTCAATGGACGACCCATAGCGGTGCAGGTGGCCGCATCCGGCAAATATATTCGCCTCGAAAACCTGTGGCGCGAGGGTGACAGCCTCAGCCTGCGTCTACCCATGACGGTTCGCATACATCGCTGGCCTGAGCAGCATAACGGCATCAGTGTAGCTTACGGGCCGCTGACTTTTTCATTGCGCATCCAGGAGCAGATACAGACGGAAAATCCCACGCTGCATGTGGTGCCCGATGCTCGCTGGCGGCCCGATGCCGATACCCTGCACTGGCGAGCATACAACATCGAACCGGCCAGCCCATGGAACATGGCTTTGCTATGTCGCACATCGGGAAATCCGCTCTGGCTGAAGGTTGAGCGTGATCCCTGGCCCGCACAGCAAAATCCATTCACGCCTGAGGCCGTGCCGCTGCGTATCTACACCCTCGCACAGCGGGTGCCCGGCTGGCATCTGGATGCCCATGGCCTCTGTGGACCGTTGCCACAGAGCCCGCTTCAGCTGCATACGCCGGTAGATACGGTGGAGCTGATTCCCATGGGGGCGGCCCGGTTGCGAATGGCGCTGCTGCCCGTGGCGCTCAGTCGTCAGTAA